Proteins found in one Hirundo rustica isolate bHirRus1 chromosome Z, bHirRus1.pri.v3, whole genome shotgun sequence genomic segment:
- the TMED7 gene encoding transmembrane emp24 domain-containing protein 7, with protein MPPLGSRGPLPPLLLLWALAACAARASEITFELPDNAKQCFYEEIAQGTKCTLEFQVITGGHYDVDCRLEDPDGIVLYKEMKKQYDSFTFTASRNGTYKFCFSNEFSTFTHKTVYFDFQVGEDPPLFPSENRVTALTQMESACVSIHEALKSVIDYQTHFRLREAQGRSRAEDLNTRVAYWSIGEAIILLVVSIGQVFLLKSFFSDKRTTTTRVGS; from the exons ATGCCGCCGCTGGGCTCCCGAGGGCCGCTGCcgcccttgctgctgctgtgggcgCTGGCGGCCTGCGCGGCGCGGGCCTCCGAGATCACGTTCGAGCTGCCCGACAACGCCAAGCAGTGCTTCTACGAGGAGATCGCCCAGGGAACCAAGTGCACCCTCGAGTTCCAG GTGATCACTGGAGGTCATTATGATGTTGACTGTCGGTTGGAAGATCCAGATGGCATTGTACTGTACAAAGAGATGAAGAAACAATATGATAGCTTCACGTTTACTGCATCCAGAAATGGAACATACAAGTTCTGCTTCAGCAATGAGTTCTCTACTTTCACACACAAAACTGTGTACTTCGATTTCCAGGTTGGAGAAGATCCACCACTGTTTCCTAGTGAGAACAGAGTAACCGCACTTACACAG ATGGAGTCTGCATGTGTTTCAATTCACGAAGCTTTGAAGTCTGTTATCGATTATCAGACTCACTTCCGCTTGAGGGAAGCGCAGGGccgcagcagagcagaggattTAAACACAAGGGTGGCCTACTGGTCAATAGGGGAAGCGATCATTCTTCTTGTTGTTAGTATCGGGCAGGTATTTCTCCTTAAGAGCTTCTTCTCAGATAAAAGAACCACGACAACGCGCGTTGGATCGTAA